One stretch of Anaerobacillus alkaliphilus DNA includes these proteins:
- a CDS encoding stalk domain-containing protein codes for MGKFVTFGSLLLFIMIGFQTQTASANTIQVFVDGKKIHFSDMMPIIENGRVLVPLRAVQEGFGSNINWDQQTRMITSVKDKGSQQTKLIYQIDSPYVLQHYQNGNQQQQMVEKIDVPAKLVQNRTMVPLRSTTESMGYSVQWSQKDWTVTIKSNPSIKPIAGDLQYPVSGESEKLVEMEFDIFFLTNAERVKHGVKPLILDLEVNQVARKKSQDMHDQRYFAHRSPVYGSPFDMLTHFGITYRSAGENIAAGYQSAQAVVTGWMNSEGHRKNILNSRFERIGVGYYYGANEYRSYYTQMFLTK; via the coding sequence GTGGGTAAATTTGTAACTTTTGGGTCATTATTGTTGTTCATAATGATAGGTTTTCAAACACAAACGGCATCAGCAAACACAATTCAAGTATTTGTAGATGGTAAGAAAATTCATTTTTCAGATATGATGCCAATCATTGAAAATGGTAGAGTGTTAGTTCCCCTACGTGCGGTTCAGGAAGGATTTGGTTCAAATATTAACTGGGACCAACAAACGAGAATGATTACTAGTGTTAAAGATAAAGGATCTCAACAAACTAAGTTGATCTATCAAATTGATTCTCCATATGTGCTTCAACATTATCAAAATGGAAATCAGCAACAGCAGATGGTTGAAAAAATTGATGTGCCAGCAAAACTAGTACAAAACAGGACGATGGTCCCACTTCGTTCAACAACAGAGTCAATGGGTTACTCCGTTCAATGGTCTCAAAAGGATTGGACTGTAACCATAAAATCAAATCCTTCAATAAAACCTATAGCAGGCGATTTGCAGTATCCAGTTTCTGGTGAGTCTGAAAAATTAGTAGAGATGGAGTTTGATATTTTCTTCTTAACGAATGCAGAAAGAGTAAAACATGGAGTTAAGCCTCTAATCCTAGATTTAGAAGTAAATCAAGTAGCTAGGAAAAAATCACAGGATATGCATGATCAACGTTATTTTGCCCATCGTTCACCTGTATATGGTTCACCATTTGATATGTTAACTCATTTTGGTATTACTTATCGAAGTGCTGGAGAAAACATCGCAGCTGGATATCAAAGTGCCCAAGCTGTTGTCACAGGCTGGATGAACAGTGAAGGTCATCGGAAGAACATTCTTAACTCCCGATTTGAGCGAATTGGAGTCGGTTATTATTATGGTGCTAACGAATACCGATCATACTATACACAGATGTTTTTAACGAAATAA
- a CDS encoding DoxX family membrane protein, giving the protein MVMNFLRNNKVAAGILTFLRVYLGWKWLTGGWGKITGEPFSAAGYLNNAVANPVVSHGEVVYPNYVAFLEKFAIPGADVFSFMVAWGELLVGLGLILGVLTTYAAFFGVVMNFSFMFAGTISTNPWMILIAFFILAAGYNAGRIGGDRWVMPYLKGLIFKNNTPNKIAA; this is encoded by the coding sequence ATGGTCATGAATTTTTTAAGAAACAATAAAGTAGCAGCAGGGATTTTAACTTTCTTACGTGTATACCTTGGATGGAAATGGTTAACTGGGGGCTGGGGCAAAATTACTGGCGAACCGTTCAGTGCAGCAGGTTATTTAAATAACGCAGTGGCAAATCCAGTTGTCAGTCACGGCGAAGTAGTTTACCCAAATTACGTAGCATTCTTAGAAAAGTTTGCTATTCCGGGTGCAGATGTCTTTAGCTTTATGGTTGCCTGGGGTGAGTTATTAGTAGGACTTGGATTAATTCTTGGAGTATTAACAACTTATGCAGCATTTTTCGGCGTAGTGATGAATTTTAGCTTCATGTTCGCAGGAACTATTTCAACTAATCCTTGGATGATTTTAATTGCCTTCTTCATTCTAGCTGCTGGTTACAATGCAGGTCGCATCGGTGGAGATCGTTGGGTAATGCCTTATCTAAAAGGTTTGATTTTCAAAAATAATACTCCTAATAAGATAGCAGCGTAA
- a CDS encoding TetR/AcrR family transcriptional regulator, translating to MVENQTTEDKILSAAIDLMEQKGYKAVTIKEIAQVAGFSEMTLFRRFGSKKAILDAAVEKYSYNYCMKQIFEEQITYDIEHDLALIARTYQKYMNRNRKIVMLAFQERHFHPEIGQKTAENPRQLKEYLLRYLTEMKERGKINGTNLEATAMTFLWMNLGFFMAQFVAGNEVSPVGLDEFIESSVKLFVS from the coding sequence ATGGTTGAAAATCAAACTACAGAAGACAAAATCCTATCAGCAGCGATTGATCTAATGGAACAAAAGGGCTATAAGGCAGTAACGATTAAGGAAATTGCTCAAGTAGCCGGTTTTAGTGAAATGACTTTATTTCGAAGATTTGGCTCGAAAAAAGCGATTTTAGATGCTGCGGTTGAGAAGTACTCGTACAATTATTGTATGAAACAGATTTTTGAGGAACAGATCACTTACGATATTGAACATGACTTAGCATTGATTGCTAGAACCTATCAAAAATATATGAACCGAAACAGAAAGATTGTGATGCTTGCATTTCAAGAGCGACATTTCCACCCGGAAATTGGTCAGAAAACTGCTGAAAATCCAAGACAATTAAAAGAGTATTTGCTGCGGTATTTAACAGAAATGAAGGAGCGGGGAAAAATAAATGGTACGAACCTAGAAGCTACGGCGATGACATTTCTCTGGATGAACCTTGGCTTTTTCATGGCACAATTTGTAGCGGGCAATGAAGTCTCGCCTGTTGGATTAGATGAGTTTATTGAAAGTAGTGTAAAACTATTTGTATCATAG
- a CDS encoding FxLYD domain-containing protein gives MSKRFWLVPTMTLFTAIVVLGSFFFYESTVNSEVEQLVREGEALALEGELEQAKATFEEVLVKRPNHTAAAFNLEVVERGLEYMALLNGEDLDKLEYELAQEEGPFFEMIKEQYRLVVATLSIQSEAQTMEDLVELYEKTWESSNEETIQLVEVIKEKIVDLAIVQGLGFLEKNQFTEAEVEFNLGLTYDPKNSELLNYLEKVKTARIDFEEEEQNRIERAMSRAAEEDNFNWTEAGKPLGIYFSYDEEKLVVSGEVKNVGTRPISEIDIHYKVLGEDGRELTMSFTNVTPFVLMPNERGRFEETLVISEMVGAVEIVDCFWTVE, from the coding sequence GTGTCAAAACGATTTTGGCTCGTGCCAACTATGACCCTTTTTACTGCTATTGTGGTACTTGGAAGTTTCTTTTTCTATGAGTCGACGGTTAATAGTGAAGTTGAGCAGTTGGTTAGGGAAGGGGAAGCTCTGGCACTTGAAGGAGAGCTCGAGCAAGCAAAAGCAACATTTGAAGAAGTGCTCGTGAAGCGACCTAATCATACTGCAGCGGCTTTTAACTTAGAAGTTGTTGAACGCGGTTTAGAGTATATGGCTCTGTTAAACGGAGAGGATCTTGATAAATTAGAGTATGAATTAGCACAGGAAGAAGGCCCTTTTTTTGAAATGATCAAAGAGCAATACCGGCTAGTCGTTGCAACACTATCCATTCAATCCGAAGCGCAAACGATGGAGGATTTGGTTGAGTTATATGAGAAGACCTGGGAGTCAAGTAACGAAGAAACGATTCAACTTGTCGAGGTTATTAAAGAGAAGATTGTTGATCTAGCTATCGTTCAGGGGCTTGGGTTTTTAGAGAAAAATCAGTTTACGGAAGCTGAAGTGGAATTTAATTTAGGGTTGACCTATGATCCAAAAAACTCAGAGCTATTAAACTATTTGGAAAAAGTGAAGACGGCACGGATTGATTTTGAAGAAGAAGAGCAAAACCGTATAGAGAGGGCAATGTCTCGAGCGGCAGAAGAAGACAATTTTAACTGGACAGAAGCAGGTAAGCCGTTAGGAATTTATTTTTCCTATGATGAAGAGAAGTTAGTTGTTTCGGGAGAAGTTAAAAATGTGGGGACGCGGCCGATAAGCGAGATTGACATTCACTATAAAGTTCTCGGCGAAGACGGTAGGGAGCTGACCATGAGTTTCACGAACGTCACGCCCTTTGTACTTATGCCTAATGAGAGGGGTAGGTTTGAGGAGACTCTAGTAATCTCTGAAATGGTCGGGGCTGTTGAAATTGTTGATTGTTTTTGGACGGTGGAATAG
- a CDS encoding S1C family serine protease, translating to MNKHWSIVLTLLIVVGAAITCWYLDKNFSIYSGDGLSTLAPVKEKEAVEVAGEMITENSVDIKEIIRLNQPKVVQIEREDGELGSGFLYNDKGDIITNAHIVKGATQVLVRMPDTQTYYGTVIGVGEVIDVAVVRVPELEGTEPMSVAFDFEAEVGDGVIAMGSPRGFQNTVTTGIVSAKNRDFALPPYQFDKAYQISAPIAPGSSGGPLILATTGQVIGINSAAYQGEVIGFSIPIKNVWSLVNAWSEGEHVEEPRSYYRMRLSEEEASYLVRYYYESISNFDYVTAYSLLGSDWQTSVVYEEFRASYQSLYTAEVLDLEVKLEDDVAIVLAEIEAVELTVDGEFVGRSYQVAFRVGIENDRMKVLEKE from the coding sequence ATGAATAAGCACTGGAGTATAGTACTGACGTTGCTGATTGTAGTTGGTGCTGCGATCACGTGTTGGTATCTCGACAAGAATTTTAGCATCTACTCAGGTGATGGGTTATCAACGCTAGCACCAGTGAAAGAAAAAGAAGCAGTTGAAGTAGCTGGAGAAATGATTACTGAGAATAGCGTTGATATAAAAGAAATCATCAGGCTAAACCAGCCAAAGGTTGTTCAAATTGAACGAGAAGATGGCGAGTTAGGCTCGGGCTTTTTGTACAATGACAAAGGTGACATTATTACCAATGCCCATATCGTCAAGGGCGCAACGCAAGTACTCGTGCGGATGCCAGATACGCAAACGTATTATGGAACAGTCATTGGTGTTGGCGAGGTTATTGATGTTGCGGTTGTTCGTGTTCCGGAGCTTGAGGGCACAGAGCCGATGAGTGTCGCTTTTGACTTTGAAGCTGAAGTAGGCGATGGCGTCATTGCTATGGGGAGTCCTCGTGGCTTTCAAAATACCGTAACAACAGGGATTGTAAGTGCAAAAAATCGCGATTTTGCTTTGCCTCCTTATCAATTTGATAAAGCGTATCAGATATCTGCACCAATTGCTCCAGGGAGTAGCGGTGGGCCGTTAATATTGGCAACGACCGGCCAAGTTATCGGTATTAATTCGGCAGCTTATCAGGGGGAAGTGATTGGTTTTTCAATTCCTATAAAAAATGTCTGGTCGTTGGTGAACGCTTGGTCAGAAGGGGAACATGTTGAGGAGCCAAGAAGCTACTACCGAATGCGACTGAGTGAGGAGGAAGCTAGCTATCTAGTTCGTTATTATTACGAAAGTATTTCTAATTTTGATTATGTGACTGCGTACTCTCTGTTAGGAAGTGATTGGCAGACTAGTGTAGTGTATGAGGAGTTTCGGGCTAGTTATCAAAGCTTGTACACTGCTGAAGTTCTAGACCTTGAAGTGAAGCTTGAGGATGATGTCGCTATTGTCCTAGCTGAGATTGAAGCTGTAGAACTGACGGTCGATGGTGAGTTTGTTGGTCGTAGCTACCAGGTCGCTTTTCGGGTTGGAATTGAGAATGATCGGATGAAGGTATTGGAGAAGGAGTAA
- a CDS encoding nuclease-related domain-containing protein encodes MIDKERKIPYKVMVLEVLLARLSVHYPNRGYIEGELGKAIAGWRGEQAIDYYLTFLPKEKYRILHDLRLEDNEKRFFQIDTILLSKKYHVILEVKNMAGTLFFNNNPQQLVQTLNNEEKAYQCPIMQVERQRLQLQAFLRSLQLPEVPIFVLVVSSHPNTVIKIAPNFKKANQYVIQSAAIPERINTIEANFDEDKLTPKELKKISRTLIKHHQPLKPDYLEKYKIAHSDLLTGVHCPNCRQIPMQRKRGYWYCHSCQHSSKDAHLAAIHNYSVLLGPTITNQQLRNFLHLPSPSVASKILSSLSLKKSGIMKGSYYQLE; translated from the coding sequence ATGATAGATAAAGAACGAAAAATACCTTATAAAGTTATGGTATTAGAGGTTTTACTAGCAAGATTGTCAGTGCACTACCCGAATAGGGGCTATATTGAAGGTGAACTTGGCAAAGCAATAGCCGGGTGGCGTGGCGAACAAGCCATTGACTACTATCTCACATTCCTTCCAAAGGAAAAGTATCGAATTTTGCACGATTTACGGCTTGAAGACAATGAAAAGCGGTTTTTTCAAATTGACACGATCCTACTTTCAAAAAAATACCATGTCATACTAGAAGTAAAGAATATGGCAGGTACTTTGTTCTTCAACAATAACCCTCAGCAGTTAGTTCAAACGTTGAACAACGAAGAAAAGGCCTATCAATGCCCAATCATGCAAGTCGAACGCCAACGTCTTCAACTCCAAGCTTTCCTCCGAAGTCTCCAGTTACCCGAAGTGCCCATTTTTGTCCTAGTTGTTAGTAGTCATCCCAATACCGTTATTAAAATTGCCCCCAATTTTAAAAAAGCTAATCAATACGTTATCCAATCAGCAGCTATTCCTGAAAGAATAAATACAATAGAAGCAAATTTTGATGAAGACAAACTTACACCGAAAGAACTTAAGAAGATATCTCGTACACTAATAAAACACCATCAACCTTTAAAGCCGGATTATCTTGAAAAGTATAAAATTGCTCATTCAGACCTTTTAACTGGTGTGCACTGCCCTAACTGTCGACAGATTCCGATGCAGCGAAAGCGCGGGTATTGGTATTGCCATTCCTGCCAGCACTCCTCAAAAGACGCTCATCTAGCAGCAATACACAATTACTCAGTTTTACTAGGCCCAACGATTACTAATCAACAACTACGGAATTTTCTCCACCTACCATCTCCATCCGTTGCTTCAAAAATATTATCTTCATTATCGTTAAAAAAGTCTGGAATTATGAAAGGTAGTTACTATCAGCTTGAATAG
- a CDS encoding N-acetylmuramoyl-L-alanine amidase family protein — protein sequence MKIVLDAGHGPDTPGKRSPDGSLREYEFNSAVADLAREKLLHYSNVEVMFTHEDGRDVPLSERTDKANDWGAYAFISIHANAFGSGEWNDVNGIETFTYTNASEESVELARLVHDELISTTGRNDRGLKTADFHVLRHTVMPAILVECGFMTNREEAELLKTNSYREQCATAIVTGLANMYNLEAEEDDPVSQNNEPSDWAQEAWDKAVAANIIDDTNPRETLTREQLFVVLDRLGLLDDN from the coding sequence TTGAAGATAGTACTAGATGCTGGACATGGACCAGATACACCAGGCAAACGAAGTCCTGACGGTAGTCTAAGAGAGTATGAATTCAATAGTGCTGTAGCTGACTTAGCACGGGAAAAATTACTGCATTACTCAAATGTAGAAGTAATGTTTACTCATGAAGACGGACGAGACGTCCCCCTGTCTGAACGGACAGACAAGGCAAACGACTGGGGGGCTTACGCATTTATTTCTATTCATGCTAATGCTTTTGGAAGCGGTGAATGGAACGATGTCAATGGAATTGAGACCTTCACCTATACAAATGCTTCTGAAGAGAGCGTTGAGTTGGCTAGGCTTGTTCATGATGAACTGATTAGTACCACTGGCCGGAATGATCGAGGATTAAAAACCGCTGACTTTCATGTATTGCGCCACACCGTAATGCCAGCAATACTTGTGGAATGCGGATTTATGACCAATAGAGAAGAAGCCGAACTGTTAAAAACTAATTCATATAGAGAACAATGTGCAACTGCAATCGTTACGGGATTAGCAAATATGTACAATTTAGAAGCAGAGGAGGATGATCCTGTGAGTCAGAATAATGAGCCGAGTGATTGGGCGCAAGAAGCATGGGATAAAGCAGTTGCAGCAAATATTATTGACGATACTAATCCGAGAGAGACACTTACTCGTGAACAGCTTTTTGTTGTTTTAGATCGCTTAGGATTGCTTGATGATAATTAA
- a CDS encoding DoxX family protein, with product MVMNFLRNHKVAAGILTFLRVYLGWKWLTGGWGKITGEPFSAAGYLNNAVANPVVSHGEVVYPNYVSFLEKFAIPSADIFSFMVAWGEFLVGLGLILGVLTTYAAFFGVVMNFSFMFAGTISTNPWMILIAFFILAAGYNAGRFGGDRWVMPYLKGLIFKNKVEATNNKKFAA from the coding sequence ATGGTCATGAACTTTTTAAGAAATCATAAAGTAGCAGCGGGAATTTTAACTTTCTTACGTGTATACCTTGGTTGGAAATGGTTAACTGGAGGCTGGGGGAAAATTACTGGCGAACCGTTTAGCGCAGCAGGTTATTTAAATAATGCAGTGGCAAATCCAGTTGTGAGTCACGGTGAAGTGGTTTATCCGAATTATGTATCATTCTTAGAGAAGTTTGCTATTCCAAGTGCCGATATTTTTAGCTTTATGGTTGCTTGGGGCGAATTCCTAGTAGGACTTGGACTAATCCTTGGAGTATTAACAACTTACGCAGCATTCTTCGGCGTAGTGATGAACTTCTCATTCATGTTCGCGGGAACTATCTCAACTAACCCTTGGATGATCTTAATTGCCTTCTTTATCTTAGCAGCAGGCTACAATGCAGGTCGCTTTGGTGGAGATCGTTGGGTAATGCCTTATCTAAAAGGACTTATTTTCAAAAATAAAGTTGAAGCTACTAATAATAAAAAATTCGCAGCATAA